The following are encoded together in the Labrus mixtus chromosome 2, fLabMix1.1, whole genome shotgun sequence genome:
- the LOC132987736 gene encoding vascular cell adhesion protein 1-like isoform X2, with protein sequence MLFCEVIFVLSLMTFLLDFHASGCVLNCKDKPVFTPSRLVVKYGDPASVICNACEQECLNELFNLEHSVGKATINGTTISWNIDNFTEWTARLQCYYNKAAENVSDPDVQCCTILPLILYKPPDKVSISFTNHTGPLIEAHPYTLQCTVHNVAPVEKVKAIFYRGHSVVGQVQVNNSYVKKPMTHSYTWDVVPLKREDGAAYWCAAELVLGPEGPQPPPVVISQNMTTTVYYAPKLQVSKHPGLITINEGNQLKLDCSSDGNPSPSYNWTLPSGSLHPSWSSILTFESAAAEHEGMYTCTVSNGYWNFTEEFHVKVHGENVTAEGIIA encoded by the exons ATGCTTTTCTGTgaagtgatttttgttttgtctttgatgaCATTTCTACTCGACTTCCACGCGTCGGGCTGTG TTCTCAACTGTAAAGATAAACCTGTGTTCACTCCATCCCGGCTTGTCGTCAAGTATGGTGACCCAGCGTCTGTGATCTGCAATGCATGTGAGCAAGAATGCCTCAACGAATTATTTAACTTAGAGCATTCTGTGGGAAAGGCAACAATAAACGGAACCACAATTTCCTGGAATATTGATAACTTCACTGAATGGACAGCTCGTCTCCAGTGCTATTACAATAAGGCTGCTGAGAATGTTTCTGATCCTGATGTCCAGTGTTGTACCATCCTGCCCCTAATCTTATACA AGCCCCCAGATAAGGTGTCCATCAGCTTTACTAACCACACCGGGCCATTGATAGAGGCTCATCCGTACACTCTGCAGTGTACAGTACATAATGTTGCTCCTGTTGAAAAAGTCAAGGCAATCTTCTACAGAGGACATTCAGTTGTTGGTCAAGTACAGGTTAACAACAGTTATGTGAAAAAACCAATGACTCATTCCTATACTTGGGACGTCGTCCCCCTTAAACGTGAAGATGGTGCTGCGTATTGGTGTGCAGCAGAGCTTGTCCTGGGACCTGAAGGACCACAGCCCCCTCCAGTGGTGATATCTCAAAACATGACTACCACTGTATACT aCGCGCCTAAGCTACAGGTGTCAAAACATCCAGGGTTGATCACCATCAATGAAGGAAACCAGCTAAAACTGGATTGCTCGTCTGATGGAAACCCGAGCCCCTCATACAACTGGACGCTTCCATCGGGTAGCCTTCACCCCTCCTGGAGCAGCATCCTCACTTTTGAATCTGCAGCTGCTGAACATGAGGGCATGTACACCTGTACTGTCAGCAACGGCTATTGGAACTTCACTGAGGAGTTTCATGTGAAAGTCCATG GTGAGAACGTGACAGCAGAAGGTATCATTGCATAG
- the LOC132987818 gene encoding vascular cell adhesion protein 1-like isoform X1 translates to MLFCEVIFVLSLMTFLLDFHASGCVLNCKDKPVFTPSQLVVKYGDPASVICNACQQECLNELFNLEHSVGKATINGTTISWNTDNLTEWTARLQCYYNKAAENVSDPDVQCCTILPLTLYKPPDKVSISFTNHTGPLIEAHPYTLQCTVHNVAPVEKVKAIFYRGHSVVGQVQVLNSYVKKPITLSYTLDVVPLKREDGAAYWCAAELVLGPEGPQPPPVVISQNMTTTVYYAPKLQVSKHPGLITINEGNQLKLDCSSDGNPSPSYNWTLPSGSLHPSWSSILTFESAAAEHEGMYTCTVSNGYWNFTEEFHVKVHANNTVYIIVGILFAVVLLVIIGVIIWTCYYKNDLILSVCRFRRSPHSAVPTVE, encoded by the exons TTCTCAACTGTAAAGATAAACCTGTGTTCACTCCATCCCAGCTTGTCGTCAAGTATGGTGACCCAGCGTCTGTGATCTGCAATGCATGTCAGCAAGAATGCCTCAACGAATTATTTAACTTAGAGCATTCTGTGGGAAAGGCAACAATAAACGGAACCACAATTTCCTGGAATACTGATAACTTAACTGAATGGACAGCTCGTCTCCAGTGCTATTACAATAAGGCTGCTGAGAATGTTTCTGATCCTGATGTCCAGTGTTGTACCATCCTGCCCCTAACCTTATACA AGCCCCCAGATAAGGTGTCCATCAGCTTTACTAACCACACCGGGCCATTGATAGAGGCTCATCCGTACACTCTGCAGTGTACAGTACATAATGTTGCTCCTGTTGAAAAAGTCAAGGCAATCTTCTACAGAGGACATTCAGTTGTTGGTCAAGTACAGGTTCTAAACAGTTATGTGAAAAAACCAATTACTCTTTCCTATACTTTGGACGTCGTCCCCCTCAAACGTGAAGATGGTGCTGCGTATTGGTGTGCAGCAGAGCTTGTCCTGGGACCTGAAGGACCACAGCCCCCTCCAGTGGTGATATCTCAAAACATGACTACCACTGTATACT ACGCGCCTAAGCTACAGGTGTCAAAACATCCAGGGTTGATCACCATCAATGAAGGAAACCAGCTAAAACTGGATTGCTCGTCTGATGGAAACCCGAGCCCCTCATACAACTGGACGCTTCCATCGGGTAGCCTTCACCCCTCCTGGAGCAGCATCCTCACTTTTGAATCTGCAGCTGCTGAACATGAGGGCATGTACACCTGTACTGTCAGCAACGGCTATTGGAACTTCACTGAGGAGTTTCATGTGAAAGTCCATG CCAACAACACCGTATACATTATAGTTGGTATTCTATTTGCTGTTGTTCTGCTTGTCATCATTGGTGTTATCATATGGACCTGCTACTACAAAAACGACCTGATTTTGAGCGTTTGCCGCTTTCGCCGCTCACCACATTCTGCCGTGCCCACCGTAGAGTGA
- the LOC132987807 gene encoding vascular cell adhesion protein 1-like yields MLFCEVIFVLSLMTFLLDFHASGCVFNCKDKPVFTPSRLVVKYGDPASVICNACQQECLNELFNLEHSVGKATINGTTISWNTDNLTEWTARLQCYYNKAAENVSDPDVQCCTTLPLTLYKPPDKVSISFTNHTGPLIEAHPYTLQCTVHNVAPVEKVKAIFYRGHSVVGQVQVLNSYGGELMTHSYTVDVVPLKREDGAAYWCAAELVLGPEGPQPPPVVISQNMTTTVYYAPKLQVSKHPGLITINEGNQLKLDCSSDGNPSPSYNWTLPSGSLHLSWSSILTFESAAAEHEGMYTCTVSNGYWNFTEEFHVKVHANNIVYIIVGILFAVVLLVIIGVIIWTLYYKNKRMGQYDLILSVCRFRRSPHSAVPTVE; encoded by the exons ATGCTTTTCTGTgaagtgatttttgttttgtctttgatgaCATTTCTACTCGACTTCCACGCGTCGGGCTGTG TTTTCAACTGTAAAGATAAACCTGTGTTCACTCCATCCCGGCTTGTCGTCAAGTATGGTGACCCAGCGTCTGTGATCTGCAATGCATGTCAGCAAGAATGCCTCAACGAATTATTTAACTTAGAGCATTCTGTGGGAAAGGCAACAATAAACGGAACCACAATTTCCTGGAATACTGATAATTTAACTGAATGGACAGCTCGTCTCCAGTGCTATTACAATAAGGCTGCTGAGAATGTTTCTGATCCTGATGTCCAGTGTTGTACCACCCTGCCCCTAACCTTATACA AGCCCCCAGATAAGGTGTCCATCAGCTTTACTAACCACACCGGGCCATTGATAGAGGCTCATCCGTACACTCTGCAGTGTACAGTACATAATGTTGCTCCTGTTGAAAAAGTCAAGGCAATCTTCTACAGAGGACATTCAGTTGTTGGTCAAGTACAGGTTCTAAACAGTTATGGGGGAGAACTAATGACTCATTCCTATACTGTGGACGTCGTCCCCCTTAAACGTGAAGATGGTGCTGCGTATTGGTGTGCAGCAGAGCTTGTCCTGGGACCTGAAGGACCACAGCCCCCTCCAGTGGTGATATCTCAAAACATGACTACCACTGTATACT ACGCGCCTAAGCTACAGGTGTCAAAACATCCAGGGTTGATCACCATCAATGAAGGAAACCAGCTAAAACTGGATTGCTCGTCTGATGGAAACCCGAGCCCCTCATACAACTGGACGCTTCCATCGGGTAGCCTTCACCTCTCCTGGAGCAGCATCCTCACTTTTGAATCTGCAGCTGCTGAACATGAGGGCATGTACACCTGTACTGTCAGCAACGGCTATTGGAACTTCACTGAGGAGTTTCATGTGAAAGTCCATG CCAACAACATCGTATACATTATAGTTGGTATTCTATTTGCTGTTGTTCTGCTTGTCATCATTGGTGTTATCATATGGACCCTATACTACAAAAACAAACGAATGGGACAATACGACCTGATTTTGAGCGTTTGCCGCTTTCGCCGCTCACCACATTCTGCCGTGCCCACCGTAGAGTGA
- the LOC132987736 gene encoding vascular cell adhesion protein 1-like isoform X1, which yields MLFCEVIFVLSLMTFLLDFHASGCVLNCKDKPVFTPSRLVVKYGDPASVICNACEQECLNELFNLEHSVGKATINGTTISWNIDNFTEWTARLQCYYNKAAENVSDPDVQCCTILPLILYKPPDKVSISFTNHTGPLIEAHPYTLQCTVHNVAPVEKVKAIFYRGHSVVGQVQVNNSYVKKPMTHSYTWDVVPLKREDGAAYWCAAELVLGPEGPQPPPVVISQNMTTTVYYAPKLQVSKHPGLITINEGNQLKLDCSSDGNPSPSYNWTLPSGSLHPSWSSILTFESAAAEHEGMYTCTVSNGYWNFTEEFHVKVHANNIVYIIVGILFAVVLLVIIGVIIWTLYYKNKRMGQYDLILSVFRFRSLHSAVPTVE from the exons ATGCTTTTCTGTgaagtgatttttgttttgtctttgatgaCATTTCTACTCGACTTCCACGCGTCGGGCTGTG TTCTCAACTGTAAAGATAAACCTGTGTTCACTCCATCCCGGCTTGTCGTCAAGTATGGTGACCCAGCGTCTGTGATCTGCAATGCATGTGAGCAAGAATGCCTCAACGAATTATTTAACTTAGAGCATTCTGTGGGAAAGGCAACAATAAACGGAACCACAATTTCCTGGAATATTGATAACTTCACTGAATGGACAGCTCGTCTCCAGTGCTATTACAATAAGGCTGCTGAGAATGTTTCTGATCCTGATGTCCAGTGTTGTACCATCCTGCCCCTAATCTTATACA AGCCCCCAGATAAGGTGTCCATCAGCTTTACTAACCACACCGGGCCATTGATAGAGGCTCATCCGTACACTCTGCAGTGTACAGTACATAATGTTGCTCCTGTTGAAAAAGTCAAGGCAATCTTCTACAGAGGACATTCAGTTGTTGGTCAAGTACAGGTTAACAACAGTTATGTGAAAAAACCAATGACTCATTCCTATACTTGGGACGTCGTCCCCCTTAAACGTGAAGATGGTGCTGCGTATTGGTGTGCAGCAGAGCTTGTCCTGGGACCTGAAGGACCACAGCCCCCTCCAGTGGTGATATCTCAAAACATGACTACCACTGTATACT aCGCGCCTAAGCTACAGGTGTCAAAACATCCAGGGTTGATCACCATCAATGAAGGAAACCAGCTAAAACTGGATTGCTCGTCTGATGGAAACCCGAGCCCCTCATACAACTGGACGCTTCCATCGGGTAGCCTTCACCCCTCCTGGAGCAGCATCCTCACTTTTGAATCTGCAGCTGCTGAACATGAGGGCATGTACACCTGTACTGTCAGCAACGGCTATTGGAACTTCACTGAGGAGTTTCATGTGAAAGTCCATG CCAACAACATCGTATACATTATAGTTGGTATTCTATTTGCTGTTGTTCTACTTGTCATCATTGGTGTTATCATATGGACCCTCTACTACAAAAACAAACGAATGGGACAATACGACCTGATTTTGAGCGTTTTCCGCTTTCGCTCACTACATTCTGCCGTGCCCACCGTAGAGTGA
- the LOC132987818 gene encoding vascular cell adhesion protein 1-like isoform X2: MLFCEVIFVLSLMTFLLDFHASGCVLNCKDKPVFTPSQLVVKYGDPASVICNACQQECLNELFNLEHSVGKATINGTTISWNTDNLTEWTARLQCYYNKAAENVSDPDVQCCTILPLTLYKPPDKVSISFTNHTGPLIEAHPYTLQCTVHNVAPVEKVKAIFYRGHSVVGQVQVLNSYVKKPITLSYTLDVVPLKREDGAAYWCAAELVLGPEGPQPPPVVISQNMTTTVYYAPKLQVSKHPGLITINEGNQLKLDCSSDGNPSPSYNWTLPSGSLHPSWSSILTFESAAAEHEGMYTCTVSNGYWNFTEEFHVKVHGENMTAEGIIA; this comes from the exons TTCTCAACTGTAAAGATAAACCTGTGTTCACTCCATCCCAGCTTGTCGTCAAGTATGGTGACCCAGCGTCTGTGATCTGCAATGCATGTCAGCAAGAATGCCTCAACGAATTATTTAACTTAGAGCATTCTGTGGGAAAGGCAACAATAAACGGAACCACAATTTCCTGGAATACTGATAACTTAACTGAATGGACAGCTCGTCTCCAGTGCTATTACAATAAGGCTGCTGAGAATGTTTCTGATCCTGATGTCCAGTGTTGTACCATCCTGCCCCTAACCTTATACA AGCCCCCAGATAAGGTGTCCATCAGCTTTACTAACCACACCGGGCCATTGATAGAGGCTCATCCGTACACTCTGCAGTGTACAGTACATAATGTTGCTCCTGTTGAAAAAGTCAAGGCAATCTTCTACAGAGGACATTCAGTTGTTGGTCAAGTACAGGTTCTAAACAGTTATGTGAAAAAACCAATTACTCTTTCCTATACTTTGGACGTCGTCCCCCTCAAACGTGAAGATGGTGCTGCGTATTGGTGTGCAGCAGAGCTTGTCCTGGGACCTGAAGGACCACAGCCCCCTCCAGTGGTGATATCTCAAAACATGACTACCACTGTATACT ACGCGCCTAAGCTACAGGTGTCAAAACATCCAGGGTTGATCACCATCAATGAAGGAAACCAGCTAAAACTGGATTGCTCGTCTGATGGAAACCCGAGCCCCTCATACAACTGGACGCTTCCATCGGGTAGCCTTCACCCCTCCTGGAGCAGCATCCTCACTTTTGAATCTGCAGCTGCTGAACATGAGGGCATGTACACCTGTACTGTCAGCAACGGCTATTGGAACTTCACTGAGGAGTTTCATGTGAAAGTCCATG GTGAGAACATGACAGCAGAAGGGATCATTGCATAG